A genome region from Engraulis encrasicolus isolate BLACKSEA-1 chromosome 6, IST_EnEncr_1.0, whole genome shotgun sequence includes the following:
- the mcoln3b gene encoding mucolipin-3: MEETNYTSVNDPNGNAPFWTESQHLEREEEERFRRKLKYFFMNPCEKYRARGRKPWKLLLQIIKVAIITCQLVLFGLSNQMVVTFKEENLMTFRHLFLKDFADGSTGTYAVYRQTDMYDYIGHVIEQFGNIKNISVGNHAYEKTGLKYTPLVLCQQFYANGSISPGNESFDIDTEVAFECVEVYPMTPFRNHNGYLANFTLDFKRLLAVNISFTLKAINLQTVQHHELPDCYDFDIMITFNNMAHSGRIKVDLDHDVEIKECRDWNVQGASPRSLVYILLFDTLIILTCLTSLTLCVRSVVSGVKLQLEYVSYFATRHCKTVPWSDRMEFINGWYILILVSDFLTIIGSIIKIEIQVKNVTSYDVCSILLGTGTMLVWIGVLRYMGYFRKYNILIITLRAAFPNVIRFLCCAAMIYLGYCFCGWIVLGPYHEKFRNLNTVSECLFSLINGDDMFPTFKDMQQKSYLVWLYSRLYLYTFVSLFIYMILSLFITLITDTYDTIKHLQEDGVTDSELHAFMAECKDAPNSIHFRLDKKPDTCLLCCLPQCRSDSDDRASLQSTSAA, from the exons ATGGAGGAGACCAATTACACCTCTGTGAACGACCCAAATGGGAACGCTCCATTCTGGACAGAGTCCCAGCATTTGGAacgggaggaagaggagcgtTTCAGAAGGAAACTCAAGTATTTCTTCATGAACCCCTGTGAGAAGTACAGAGCTCGAGGAAGGAAGCCATGGAAACTACTTTTACAAATAATCAAAGTTGCCATCATCACATGTCAG CTCGTCTTATTTGGACTGAGTAATCAAATGGTGGTCACCTTCAAGGAGGAGAACCTGATGACATTCAGACATTTGTTCCTGAAGGATTTTGCAGATGGCAGTACTGGCACATATGcggtgtacagacagacagacatgtatgaCTACATCGGACACGTTATAGAACAG TTTGGCAATATTAAGAATATATCGGTGGGAAACCATGCTTACGAGAAGACGGGCCTGAAATACACCCCCCTTGTCCTGTGCCAACAGTTCTATGCAAATGGAAGCATTTCTCCAGGAAACGAGAGCTTTGACATAGACACGGAAGTGGCCTTTG AGTGTGTTGAAGTTTATCCAATGACTCCCTTCCGGAACCACAACGGCTACCTAGCAAATTTCACACTAGATTTCAAAAG ACTTCTGGCTGTGAACATAAGCTTTACACTGAAAGCCATCAATCTTCAGACGGTCCAACATCACGAGTTGCCTGACTGCTATGACTTTGATATAATG atCACCTTCAACAATATGGCGCACAGTGGGAGAATTAAGGTGGACCTGGATCACGACGTGGAGATTAAGGAATGCAGAGACTGGAATGTTCAAGGAGCCT CCCCCAGGAGCCTTGTCTATATCCTTCTCTTTGATACTCTCATCATTCTGACGTGCCTCACATCTCTGACTCTCTGTGTGAGATCAGTTGTCAGTGGAGTAAAGCTGCAGTTG GAGTATGTTAGCTATTTCGCCACGCGTCACTGCAAGACGGTTCCCTGGTCGGACCGTATGGAGTTCATAAACGGCTGGTACATACTAATCCTCGTCAGCGACTTTCTCACAATCATCGGCTCCATCATCAAAATTGAGATCCAGGTCAAG AATGTCACCAGCTATGACGTCTGCAGTATTCTACTGGGCACCGGCACCATGCTCGTGTGGATAGGGGTCCTGCGATACATGGGCTACTTCCGCAAATATAAC ATTCTCATCATAACTCTGAGAGCTGCATTCCCCAATGTCATCCGCTTTCTTTGCTGTGCCGCTATGATTTACCTGGGCTACTGCTTCTGTGGATGGATAGTGCTGGGGCCCTACCATGAGAAG TTCCGCAATCTGAACACGGTGTCAGAGTGTCTGTTCTCGCTGATCAACGGCGACGACATGTTCCCCACCTTTAAGGACATGCAGCAGAAGAGCTACCTGGTCTGGCTCTACAGCCGCCTCTACCTCTACACCTTCGTCTCGCTCTTCATCTACATGATCCTCAGCCTCTTCATCACCCTCATCACAGACACCTACGACACCATCAAG CATCTTCAGGAGGACGGCGTTACAGACTCAGAGCTGCACGCCTTCATGGCCGAGTGTAAAGACGCGCCCAACTCCATCCACTTCCGCCTGGACAAAAAGCCAGACACCTGCCTTctctgctgcctgccacaatgCAG GTCGGACTCTGATGATCGAGCAAGTCTACAGAGTACATCAGCTGCCTGA
- the LOC134450800 gene encoding cytochrome P450 2J6-like, with protein MVSASPSVLISSLWKWVDVQMLLVFTIVFLVLADMRRKIRPKNFPPGPMCWPIVGNLFAVDMKKPHLDMTRLAEKYGSVYSLKTDTWTVVLNGYKTVREALVTQGDPMADRPETALSQDVGQHLGVITSNGYMWKQQRRFALFTLKYFGVGKKSLESAILEEFTNLAEEIEGYKGKPYNPALHMNYAVANIICSLVFGHRFDYTDERFQTLIRIFDKAIVVEASIWAELYNTFPAIMRLLPGPHQTLKQDYEKVKDFLRQEIEEHKEDWDPSEPRDYIDCYLSEIEKTKEDTAAGFHEDSLIMCTLDLFVAGSETTSTTLRWSFLYMAKYPEVQEKVQAEIEQVIGNSRLPSMADRPNMPYTDAVLHEIQRLGNIVPLALPRNTTKDVQLNGYHIPKGTQVIPNLTSVLFDENEWETPNSFNPGHFLDKEGKFVKNPAFIPFSAGKRVCLGESLAKMELFIFFTSFLQRFSFSMPPGVKPVMDFRFGVTLAPLAYEICATSRHL; from the exons ATGGTGTCCGCGTCGCCCTCTGTGTTGATCTCCTCCTTGTGGAAGTGGGTGGACGTCCAGATGCTCCTGGTCTTCACCATCGTCTTCCTGGTTCTGGCTGACATGAGGAGGAAGATCAGGCCCAAGAACTTCCCCCCAGGGCCCATGTGCTGGCCCATCGTTGGAAACCTGTTCGCGGTGGACATGAAGAAACCTCACCTGGATATGACACGG CTTGCTGAGAAGTATGGCAGTGTGTACAGTCTCAAGACGGACACGTGGACGGTGGTGTTGAATGGCTACAAGACTGTGCGAGAAGCCCTAGTCACCCAGGGAGACCCCATGGCTGACAGGCCCGAAACGGCCCTCTCTCAGGATGTGGGACAACATCTTG GTGTCATCACCAGCAATGGCTACATGTGGAAACAGCAGCGTCGTTTTGCCCTTTTCACCCTCAAGTATTTTGGAGTTGgcaagaagagcctggagtccgccATTCTGGAGGAGTTCACAAACCTGGCAGAAGAAATTGAAGGATATAAGG GGAAACCATACAACCCCGCTTTGCATATGAACTACGCGGTGGCCAACATCATTTGCTCTCTGGTCTTTGGGCATCGATTTGATTACACCGATGAGAGGTTCCAAACGCTGATCCGCATATTTGACAAAGCTATTGTAGTGGAGGCTTCCATCTGGGCtgag CTGTACAACACGTTCCCTGCCATCATGAGGCTCCTGCCTGGACCACACCAGACCCTGAAGCAGGACTACGAGAAGGTCAAGGACTTCCTGAGGCAGGAGATTGAGGAGCACAAGGAAGACTGGGACCCGTCAGAGCCCAGAGATTACATCGACTGCTACCTGAGCGAAATTGAAAag ACCAAGGAGGACACGGCAGCTGGCTTCCACGAGGACAGCTTGATCATGTGCACGCTGGACCTGTTTGTGGCCGGCTCCGAGACCACCTCCACCACGCTGCGCTGGAGCTTCCTCTACATGGCCAAGTACCCGGAGGTCCAGG AAAAGGTCCAGGCGGAGATCGAGCAGGTGATTGGGAACTCGAGGCTGCCCAGCATGGCGGACAGGCCAAACATGCCCTACACTGACGCTGTGCTGCACGAGATCCAGAGGCTGGGCAACATTGTGCCCTTGGCACTACCCCGCAACACCACCAAAGACGTGCAGCTGAACGGCTACCACATCCCCAAg GGTACCCAGGTGATCCCCAACCTGACATCGGTGCTGTTTGATGAGAATGAATGGGAGACCCCCAACTCTTTTAACCCAGGACACTTCCTGGACAAGGAGGGCAAGTTTGTGAAGAACCCTGCCTTCATCCCTTTCTCAGCAG GGAAGAGGGTGTGTCTGGGGGAGAGCCTGGCCAAGATGGAGTTGTTCATCTTCTTCACCTCCTTCCTGCAGCGCTTTTCCTTTTCGATGCCTCCTGGAGTCAAGCCCGTGATGGATTTCCGCTTTGGCGTAACGCTGGCACCCCTGGCATATGAAATATGTGCCACGTCACGCCATCTGTGA